A DNA window from Desulfovibrionales bacterium contains the following coding sequences:
- a CDS encoding MTH1187 family thiamine-binding protein codes for MALMELSVVPLGLGTPSVGDHIADIQKELAKGKLPYKLTDMGTIIEGSISDVLSLAARLHELPFARGVKRVQTVIIIDDRRDKKVLLDDKVKSVQARLK; via the coding sequence ATGGCGCTTATGGAGTTAAGCGTGGTGCCCCTTGGGTTAGGGACGCCCAGCGTCGGGGATCATATCGCAGATATTCAAAAGGAACTGGCCAAGGGGAAATTACCTTATAAACTAACGGACATGGGAACGATTATTGAAGGCAGTATATCAGATGTCTTATCCTTAGCTGCAAGGTTGCATGAGCTTCCTTTTGCCAGGGGTGTAAAACGTGTGCAGACCGTGATTATCATTGATGACCGGAGAGATAAAAAAGTCCTGTTAGATGATAAGGTGAAGTCGGTTCAGGCCAGATTGAAGTAG
- the ptsP gene encoding phosphoenolpyruvate--protein phosphotransferase — protein MKREADNVKTLKGVPVFPGIAIGKTLHIDRRKIKVVYEYLMNDEQVAAEIVRFKEAVEQAQQALLAIKEEIPEELREHCSIIDSHLLILKDKMLYDQALRIIAEEKINAEWALKKALKESQAIFERIQDEYIRSRFHDVEFVTERLLRVLTGHSLESLADIKDNVIVVAHDLSPADTTQMKPDRIMAFLTDIGGRTSHTAIIARSLGIPAVVGLETITGAVSSGDQIIVDGVTGTVIVNPPEETIQEYRQRQGRYEDYRIQTVKYGHLRAETIDGYQIKIKANVEFLDELPSILEYGAEGIGLLRTEFLYLNRDDLPTEEILFNAYSEVVERIAPNPVTIRTLDIGGDKFASSIKWVSESNPALGLRAIRFCLREKDIFKVQLRALLRAGCFGDLRIMFPMISGKQEIVEAKRILEAACEELYREGIPYKESVKIGAMIEVPTAAAIADILAEEVDFFSIGTNDLIQYSLAIDRINEHVAHLYEPLHPGVLRMIKQVVEAGHRGGVEVAMCGEMAGEASYMPILLGLGLDELSMNPLAVPQAKRIIRMSTMEEANEVVNDILQFSTADEIHAYLKTKWAKRFTEEFLWPSSQFTL, from the coding sequence GTGAAACGAGAAGCGGATAACGTCAAGACATTAAAGGGCGTCCCGGTCTTTCCGGGCATAGCCATCGGTAAGACCCTGCATATAGATCGCCGCAAGATTAAGGTGGTTTATGAATACCTCATGAACGATGAACAGGTGGCGGCAGAGATCGTGCGTTTCAAGGAGGCAGTAGAACAGGCACAACAGGCCCTCCTGGCCATTAAAGAAGAAATCCCGGAGGAGTTAAGAGAGCACTGTTCTATAATAGATAGCCACCTTCTGATCCTGAAAGATAAGATGCTTTACGACCAAGCACTCCGGATTATTGCTGAAGAGAAAATTAATGCGGAATGGGCGCTTAAGAAGGCGCTGAAAGAAAGTCAGGCCATTTTCGAGCGTATCCAGGACGAGTACATCCGCAGCCGTTTTCATGATGTGGAGTTTGTTACAGAGAGGTTATTAAGGGTCTTGACCGGCCATTCACTGGAGAGCCTGGCGGATATTAAAGATAATGTAATCGTGGTAGCGCATGACCTTTCGCCGGCCGATACTACCCAGATGAAACCGGACAGGATTATGGCCTTTCTGACGGATATAGGCGGGCGGACTTCGCATACGGCCATAATCGCCCGTTCCCTGGGGATACCGGCCGTAGTTGGTCTGGAGACGATAACCGGCGCGGTTTCAAGTGGGGATCAGATAATCGTCGATGGTGTGACGGGTACGGTCATCGTTAATCCCCCGGAAGAGACTATTCAGGAATACAGACAGAGGCAAGGCCGGTACGAAGATTATCGGATACAAACGGTCAAATACGGCCATCTCCGGGCAGAAACAATCGACGGCTATCAAATCAAGATAAAGGCCAACGTTGAATTTTTAGACGAACTGCCTTCTATTCTGGAGTATGGCGCGGAAGGCATAGGACTGTTGCGCACGGAGTTTTTATACCTGAACCGTGATGACTTGCCCACCGAAGAAATCCTTTTTAATGCCTATAGCGAGGTAGTGGAGCGCATTGCCCCTAACCCGGTGACTATACGTACACTGGATATAGGAGGGGATAAATTTGCTTCATCAATAAAGTGGGTAAGCGAATCAAATCCTGCCCTTGGACTTCGGGCCATTCGTTTTTGTCTGAGGGAGAAGGACATCTTCAAGGTTCAATTGCGCGCCTTGTTAAGGGCCGGTTGTTTCGGCGACCTGCGTATCATGTTTCCTATGATTTCCGGCAAGCAGGAGATAGTGGAAGCCAAGCGTATCTTGGAGGCGGCGTGTGAAGAATTGTACCGGGAGGGAATACCGTATAAGGAATCGGTCAAGATTGGCGCCATGATTGAAGTGCCGACGGCGGCAGCCATAGCCGACATCCTGGCCGAGGAAGTGGATTTTTTTAGTATCGGGACGAACGACCTCATTCAATATTCCCTGGCTATAGACCGGATAAATGAACACGTGGCCCACCTTTATGAGCCGCTTCATCCCGGCGTTCTTCGTATGATAAAGCAGGTGGTGGAAGCCGGTCACCGTGGGGGCGTTGAGGTGGCCATGTGTGGAGAGATGGCCGGTGAGGCGTCTTATATGCCTATTTTACTGGGACTGGGGCTTGATGAACTAAGTATGAATCCCCTGGCAGTTCCTCAGGCTAAACGTATTATTCGCATGTCCACTATGGAAGAGGCTAATGAAGTGGTAAATGATATATTGCAATTTTCTACGGCTGATGAAATACACGCCTACTTAAAAACAAAATGGGCTAAAAGGTTCACGGAAGAATTTTTGTGGCCTTCTTCCCAATTTACACTTTAG
- a CDS encoding 50S ribosomal protein L25/general stress protein Ctc, with protein sequence MKQIELTAESREKMGKGAARSLRRQGLTPAIFYGKGIPPQPLTLDSLELKRKLNKAGSENAIFALTIKDDGHTVNKMAMLKEVQTNPLSREIIHTDLYEVAMDKKIVVRVPLHVKGRAKGVELSGILQTVTREIELECLPADIPEFIEVDVTPLDIGESIHIKDLKLPENLHVLDDAAVTLVTVVPPAAEEKAAVAEEEVVAEPEVVSTKGKEPEVKESK encoded by the coding sequence ATGAAACAGATTGAATTAACTGCAGAAAGTAGAGAAAAAATGGGGAAAGGTGCGGCCCGCAGTCTGCGCCGCCAGGGTCTTACCCCGGCCATCTTCTACGGCAAAGGAATTCCACCTCAACCCCTGACTCTGGATAGTCTGGAGCTTAAACGTAAGCTGAATAAGGCTGGAAGCGAAAATGCCATTTTTGCCCTGACCATTAAAGACGATGGCCATACAGTAAATAAAATGGCTATGTTGAAAGAAGTGCAAACGAATCCCCTAAGCCGGGAAATTATCCATACCGATTTATATGAAGTCGCTATGGATAAGAAAATAGTGGTCCGGGTTCCTTTGCACGTCAAGGGGCGGGCCAAGGGAGTGGAGCTAAGTGGTATCCTCCAGACAGTAACCCGTGAAATCGAGCTGGAATGTTTGCCGGCAGACATTCCAGAATTCATCGAGGTTGATGTCACTCCCCTGGATATTGGGGAATCAATCCATATAAAAGACCTGAAGCTGCCGGAAAACCTCCATGTGCTGGACGATGCCGCTGTCACTTTAGTTACCGTGGTTCCGCCGGCAGCTGAAGAAAAAGCGGCTGTCGCCGAGGAAGAGGTCGTTGCCGAACCGGAAGTGGTTTCCACCAAGGGCAAGGAACCCGAGGTAAAAGAGTCGAAATAA
- the pth gene encoding aminoacyl-tRNA hydrolase, with amino-acid sequence MRCIVGLGNPGIKYAETRHNIGAILIDHLAGIFQISLAAKKWDSLIGKGYIGERQVLLAKPLTYMNRSGLAVAQILNFHKIPPPDLLVVHDDMDIPLGRIKIVRSGGSGGHNGVDSIIEILGTREFPRLKIGIGRPLPQQKPEHYVLEPFSFEERAILKETLKKAARASEAIVRQGIEEAMNLFNIKEVNVI; translated from the coding sequence TTGCGCTGTATTGTTGGCCTTGGCAATCCCGGCATCAAGTATGCAGAAACCAGGCATAATATTGGTGCTATCCTTATTGATCACCTTGCCGGGATATTTCAGATCTCACTCGCCGCAAAAAAGTGGGATAGCCTCATTGGTAAGGGGTATATTGGCGAAAGGCAAGTCCTCCTGGCCAAACCCCTTACCTATATGAACCGGAGCGGTTTAGCAGTAGCACAGATACTTAACTTCCACAAGATACCCCCCCCTGATCTTCTGGTCGTCCATGATGATATGGATATCCCGTTAGGACGCATAAAGATAGTGCGAAGCGGAGGATCAGGCGGACATAATGGCGTGGACTCGATTATTGAGATCCTGGGCACCCGGGAATTCCCACGCCTTAAGATTGGGATCGGCAGGCCATTGCCTCAACAGAAGCCAGAGCACTATGTCCTTGAGCCATTTTCTTTTGAGGAGAGAGCAATCCTAAAAGAGACTTTAAAAAAAGCAGCAAGGGCGTCTGAAGCCATAGTCCGGCAGGGGATTGAGGAAGCCATGAATCTTTTTAACATCAAAGAAGTGAATGTCATTTAG
- the ispE gene encoding 4-(cytidine 5'-diphospho)-2-C-methyl-D-erythritol kinase yields the protein MNGERTTVNDYITLYAPAKINLFLRVTGKRPDGYHSLFTLFQKVTLFDYIIIRKVERGINLSCPQGTVPEDETNIAYQAASLFYKVTGLLPGVDIEIRKNIPVAAGLGGGSSDAASVLNGLQEVYGNPCARANLSSIGSKLGADVPFFLEPCTIAIGRGIGDQLEPIYSSPPLWFVLISPCFPVSTKWAYKNLKLTIGENLFIFSPEDIINIEQFLHNDLEEVTASEYPVIHTMKKSLLSYGAEGTLMTGSGPTVFGLFKEEEKARLAYERLRSNSDWTVYLVRSL from the coding sequence GTGAACGGTGAACGGACAACGGTGAACGACTATATTACCCTTTATGCGCCTGCCAAGATAAACCTTTTCTTAAGAGTGACCGGGAAAAGGCCTGACGGGTACCACTCGCTCTTTACCCTTTTTCAAAAGGTAACTTTATTTGACTACATAATTATCAGAAAAGTGGAAAGGGGAATAAATCTGTCCTGTCCTCAGGGCACGGTGCCTGAAGATGAGACGAATATTGCTTATCAGGCCGCTTCTCTTTTTTATAAAGTTACCGGCTTATTACCGGGTGTTGACATCGAAATCCGGAAAAATATCCCTGTAGCAGCCGGCCTGGGCGGTGGAAGCAGCGACGCGGCCTCTGTACTGAATGGATTGCAGGAGGTGTACGGAAATCCCTGCGCCCGGGCTAATCTCAGCTCCATAGGCAGCAAGTTGGGGGCAGACGTACCGTTTTTTCTTGAACCCTGTACCATAGCTATCGGGCGTGGAATCGGAGATCAACTGGAGCCTATTTACTCATCTCCTCCGCTATGGTTTGTGCTTATAAGTCCTTGTTTTCCTGTTAGTACTAAATGGGCTTATAAAAATTTAAAGTTGACAATCGGAGAAAATCTTTTTATCTTCTCGCCCGAAGACATTATCAATATAGAACAATTTCTACATAACGACTTAGAAGAGGTTACTGCCTCAGAGTATCCGGTTATTCATACTATGAAGAAATCTCTGCTTTCCTATGGGGCTGAGGGGACATTGATGACAGGAAGCGGCCCCACAGTATTCGGGCTTTTTAAGGAGGAAGAAAAAGCCCGGCTAGCCTATGAAAGGCTAAGGTCCAATTCAGACTGGACAGTTTACCTCGTAAGATCATTATAA
- a CDS encoding ribose-phosphate pyrophosphokinase — MINRLKIFSGNSNLPLAHAICRYLGMELGKAVVRTFSDGETMVEIGENVRGSDVFVIQPTCPPVNQNLMELLIMIDALRRASARRITAVIPYYGYGRQDRKVAPRTPITAKLVADLITTPGARRVLAMDLHAGQIQGFFNIPVDNLFAAPVLLEYIRVHFLENLVMVSPDAGGVERTRAFAKRLEAQLAIIDKRRERPNESQVMNIIGNVKGKNVVILDDMVDTAGTLCQAAQALQEHGAKVIHACTTHPVLSGPAIKRIEASPISKLIVTDTIPLGTEAQKCRKIEVLSVAKLLGEAIQRIHNEDSVSSLFV, encoded by the coding sequence ATGATCAACAGACTCAAGATATTCTCCGGCAACTCTAATCTACCCCTGGCACATGCTATATGTCGCTATCTGGGTATGGAATTGGGTAAGGCCGTTGTCCGCACTTTCAGTGATGGCGAAACCATGGTCGAAATAGGAGAAAATGTACGCGGCAGCGATGTATTCGTGATTCAACCCACCTGCCCTCCTGTAAACCAAAATCTAATGGAATTGCTTATTATGATCGACGCCCTGCGCCGGGCCTCGGCCAGGCGTATTACTGCCGTCATCCCCTACTATGGCTACGGCCGCCAGGACAGAAAAGTGGCTCCGCGCACGCCGATAACCGCAAAACTGGTGGCAGATCTAATAACTACGCCAGGCGCACGCCGCGTCCTGGCCATGGACCTCCATGCCGGACAAATCCAGGGTTTTTTTAATATACCCGTGGATAATCTTTTCGCTGCCCCCGTGCTCCTGGAATATATACGCGTGCATTTTCTTGAAAATCTGGTCATGGTATCTCCTGATGCCGGGGGCGTAGAGAGAACCAGGGCCTTTGCCAAACGACTGGAGGCACAACTGGCTATTATTGATAAACGCCGGGAACGACCGAATGAATCACAGGTAATGAATATCATCGGCAATGTAAAAGGTAAAAATGTGGTTATACTGGATGACATGGTAGATACGGCCGGGACACTCTGTCAGGCCGCTCAGGCCCTGCAGGAGCACGGGGCGAAGGTGATACACGCCTGTACCACACACCCGGTTTTATCCGGCCCGGCTATCAAACGTATCGAAGCTTCACCTATAAGTAAACTGATAGTCACAGACACTATTCCCCTCGGGACGGAAGCCCAAAAATGCCGGAAAATCGAGGTATTATCTGTAGCAAAACTCCTGGGGGAAGCCATCCAACGTATTCATAATGAAGATTCCGTAAGTTCTTTGTTTGTTTAG
- a CDS encoding CD1871A family CXXC motif-containing protein: MRKGPFIIIGVFLLLCLIGTVSGEIKYVLQKAVSICLDCIGIG, translated from the coding sequence ATGCGAAAGGGACCTTTTATCATTATTGGTGTATTTCTTCTTTTGTGTTTAATAGGCACGGTTAGCGGCGAGATCAAGTATGTACTGCAAAAGGCCGTCAGTATATGCCTTGATTGCATAGGCATCGGATGA
- a CDS encoding 4Fe-4S binding protein has product MRQHLRRIIQSLSALLLNGYWYFPVSRTIYQGRLKSICSPGLNCHSCPAATTACPLGAIQNFMAGIRASLEAARYHFGFYVLGWLGIIGGLVGRMPCGWICPFGLIQDLLFKIPGRKIRIPYIFSYGPYIFLALTIFILPVWVVDAFGYGFLWFCKFICPAGTLEAGLPLLILQPTLRMMVGHLFYIKVAVLFFLITGSVLASRPFCRTVCPLGAFYSFFNRASLFQLKYHPEKCTHCELCYRDCPVDIKFYESPNDRRCIRCLVCLRESCAFGAISWEMGGLEGQSSRPKTSPVNSQ; this is encoded by the coding sequence ATGAGGCAGCATCTGCGGCGAATTATCCAGTCCCTCTCGGCCTTACTCCTGAACGGTTACTGGTATTTTCCTGTAAGCCGGACTATATATCAGGGTCGGCTTAAGTCTATCTGCTCTCCGGGATTAAACTGTCATTCCTGCCCGGCAGCTACAACCGCATGTCCGCTAGGGGCTATCCAGAATTTTATGGCCGGTATCCGTGCCTCATTAGAAGCGGCGCGCTACCATTTTGGATTCTATGTCCTGGGATGGCTGGGGATTATTGGAGGACTGGTGGGGCGCATGCCCTGCGGCTGGATATGCCCCTTTGGTCTTATTCAGGACCTTTTGTTTAAGATTCCCGGGCGCAAGATCAGGATACCCTATATCTTCAGCTATGGCCCTTATATCTTCCTGGCCCTGACCATCTTTATCTTACCCGTCTGGGTGGTTGATGCCTTTGGATATGGTTTCCTGTGGTTCTGTAAGTTTATCTGCCCGGCCGGGACCCTGGAGGCCGGACTGCCGCTTTTAATCCTGCAACCAACCCTGCGTATGATGGTTGGGCATCTTTTTTACATTAAGGTAGCGGTCTTGTTTTTCCTTATTACCGGGAGCGTCCTGGCCAGCCGTCCATTCTGTCGCACCGTATGTCCCCTCGGGGCATTTTATTCTTTCTTCAATCGGGCGAGCCTCTTCCAGCTCAAGTATCATCCGGAGAAATGCACGCATTGCGAGTTATGCTACCGGGACTGTCCCGTAGATATTAAATTTTATGAATCACCTAACGACAGGCGGTGCATACGCTGTCTGGTATGTCTGCGCGAGTCCTGTGCATTTGGGGCTATTTCCTGGGAGATGGGAGGCCTGGAAGGTCAAAGTTCAAGGCCCAAAACGTCACCGGTCAATAGTCAATAG